One genomic window of Effusibacillus lacus includes the following:
- the pheA gene encoding prephenate dehydratase has protein sequence MRVGYLGPRGTFSEEASLRYFEGQDVDYHMYPSILDVLDAVQEQEIDFGVVPIENSIEGSVTMTLDGLSKDPDLFIVAEVVLPIEQNLLANVGTLVSDIREIWSHPQALAQCRDFIRGLGARGKAWDSTASAAAEVAASGRKDVGAIGNSWAAKKFGLVILQSNLQDASENHTRFVVVRREEKALSDADKSMLLVTLNEERAGALVHVLNVFAALNLNLTRLESRPTRKKLGTYQFFIDVEAGWQHDHLQKAISVIGTFGHQVRVLGSYRKSKKI, from the coding sequence ATGCGAGTTGGATATTTGGGACCACGAGGGACCTTTTCGGAAGAAGCGTCGCTCCGTTACTTTGAAGGGCAAGATGTGGATTATCATATGTATCCTTCCATCCTGGACGTACTGGACGCTGTACAGGAACAGGAGATTGATTTCGGTGTGGTTCCGATTGAGAACTCGATCGAAGGTTCTGTCACCATGACATTGGATGGACTGTCAAAAGACCCCGATCTATTCATCGTCGCCGAGGTCGTTCTCCCTATCGAGCAAAACCTGCTGGCAAACGTTGGCACTCTGGTGTCGGACATCCGGGAGATCTGGTCCCACCCGCAGGCGCTTGCACAATGCCGGGACTTCATAAGAGGACTGGGAGCGAGGGGCAAAGCCTGGGACAGCACAGCTTCGGCCGCAGCGGAAGTTGCTGCTTCCGGGCGTAAGGACGTGGGGGCTATTGGCAACTCTTGGGCGGCAAAAAAATTTGGACTTGTGATTTTGCAATCCAATTTGCAAGATGCCTCCGAGAACCATACAAGGTTTGTTGTGGTGCGGAGAGAAGAGAAAGCGCTTTCGGACGCAGACAAGTCAATGCTGTTGGTAACGCTGAATGAAGAGAGGGCCGGTGCTCTCGTCCATGTATTGAATGTGTTTGCCGCGCTAAACCTTAATTTGACGCGGCTTGAGTCCAGACCGACCCGGAAAAAACTAGGAACCTACCAATTTTTTATCGATGTGGAAGCAGGCTGGCAACACGATCATCTGCAAAAAGCGATTTCCGTAATTGGCACTTTCGGACATCAGGTCCGCGTTCTTGGGAGTTACAGAAAAAGCAAAAAAATTTAA
- a CDS encoding homoserine dehydrogenase, which produces MKQQINIGMLGLGTVGSGVFQVLKENQEELEKRSGLPILIKSIVVRELEKERLVEVPSELLSTDAASVVNDPDIDIVVEVMGGIEGTKDLLLTAFRNGKSVVTANKDLIAEHGDELTLEATRNGCDFLYEASVGGGIPIIRPLRKDLAGNRIHEVMGIVNGTTNYILTRMTQSGMAFEDALKEAQDLGYAEANPASDVEGWDAGRKIAIVASLAFNSRVNFPDVDTEGITSITARDIEYAKELGYAIKLIGCAKETDTGKISAQVFPALVPLDHPLASVNGAYNAIFVRGNAIGQAMFLGLGAGQMPTASAVVGDIVEAVRNFHAGTRGKFLVDCYHKKEVQSSLENHHRFYLRMEVADQAGVLGAIAGKIGQHDVSIQTMFQKWADNQTAEIVVITHETREGALRDALNELSDMPHVKAIKQTLRVVN; this is translated from the coding sequence ATGAAACAACAGATTAACATTGGCATGCTGGGGTTGGGAACAGTCGGTTCCGGCGTCTTCCAGGTACTGAAAGAGAATCAGGAAGAATTGGAGAAGCGCAGCGGTTTGCCGATCCTGATCAAATCCATTGTGGTGAGAGAACTGGAAAAGGAACGGTTGGTGGAAGTTCCATCCGAACTGCTGTCAACAGATGCGGCAAGCGTGGTTAACGACCCGGACATTGACATCGTGGTGGAGGTCATGGGGGGGATTGAAGGCACCAAAGATCTCCTGTTGACTGCTTTCCGCAACGGGAAAAGTGTTGTAACTGCCAACAAGGACCTGATTGCGGAACACGGAGATGAGCTGACACTTGAAGCAACCCGAAATGGGTGCGATTTCTTGTATGAGGCAAGTGTAGGCGGAGGGATCCCGATTATCCGGCCGCTCCGCAAAGATCTGGCCGGCAACAGAATTCACGAAGTGATGGGGATTGTCAACGGGACCACCAATTATATTCTCACTCGCATGACACAGTCCGGAATGGCATTCGAAGATGCTTTAAAAGAGGCTCAGGATCTGGGGTATGCGGAGGCCAATCCGGCTTCTGACGTGGAAGGCTGGGACGCAGGCCGCAAGATTGCAATTGTTGCCTCCCTGGCATTTAATTCGAGGGTGAATTTTCCCGATGTGGACACGGAAGGCATCACTTCCATTACGGCAAGGGACATTGAATATGCCAAAGAACTTGGATATGCCATCAAGTTAATCGGATGCGCAAAGGAAACAGATACCGGAAAAATATCGGCACAGGTTTTCCCGGCGCTGGTTCCGTTGGATCATCCCCTGGCATCGGTAAACGGTGCTTACAATGCGATATTTGTCCGCGGGAACGCCATCGGGCAGGCCATGTTCCTTGGGCTGGGGGCCGGTCAAATGCCGACTGCCAGCGCCGTGGTGGGTGATATCGTCGAGGCGGTACGCAATTTCCATGCGGGAACCCGAGGCAAGTTTTTGGTAGACTGTTACCACAAGAAAGAAGTTCAATCCTCACTCGAGAATCATCACCGTTTCTACCTGCGCATGGAAGTGGCCGATCAGGCGGGTGTATTGGGGGCAATCGCAGGAAAAATTGGCCAGCATGACGTGAGCATCCAAACCATGTTCCAGAAATGGGCCGACAACCAAACAGCTGAAATTGTGGTGATTACTCATGAGACCCGTGAAGGGGCGCTGCGTGACGCCCTAAACGAACTCAGTGACATGCCGCATGTCAAAGCAATCAAACAAACCCTTAGAGTAGTGAATTAA